The genomic segment AGCGAAGGTCCGGGCAGGATGTAATGCGGTACTTCGTTAACCTTGACCATCACGTGCCAGACAACGATCAGACAGGCGATCACGCACAGCGGGATAACGATCGTGAAGAAGCGATCCCGCCGCTTGCCGGCCGCCGCACTTTCCTTCGTTGGCAGAACCTGAGTCTGACCCTTTCCTGGAGCGGTTTCCTCGAAGTCGCCTTCGGTGGGCGCGTCGACTTCTTTGACGGTCGTCATCGTCAATGTTCGGCCCCTCCCATCGCTTCGGAGAGTTTCGCCGAGACTTCCGAACATGCCAGGCGGTATTCTTCCGAAGTGCGGTAGCCGGCATCACGATCCAGGCTGGTGTGAAGCGGGAAATCGGCGTGAACACGTCCAGGCCGGGCCTTCATCACCACGATGCGGTTGGCAAGATAGGCCGATTCAAAAACGGAATGTGTAACAAACACCACCGTGATACCGGTCGATTTCCAAAGCGCAAGAACGTCGTCATTTAGCTTCTGGCGCGTAATTTCATCAAGGGCCGCGAACGGCTCGTCCATGAGCAGGAGCTTCGGCTCCGTCACAAGCGCACGCGCGATCGAGACGCGCATTTTCATTCCGCCCGACAACTCACGTGGATACGCCTGATCGAAATCGGCAAGACCAACGCTTTCGAGCGCCGCCATGATACGCTCACGCGAAGCCTTCCTGGAGACACCCTTCAGGCGTAACGGCAGATAGACATTGCCGAACACGGTCTGCCAGGGCATCAGCGTCGGTTCCTGGAACACAAAGCTGATTGCACCATCGGGAAGTCCGCGCGCGTTGATCCTGAGGCTTGGCCAGTCGAGCTCGCCTTGCGAAATACCGCCCAGTCCTGCGATGATCCTGAGCGCGGTTGATTTTCCGCATCCCGACGGCCCCAGAAGGCTGATGAATTCGCCAGACCGGACGGTCATCGACATGTCCGACAGCGCGACGGTGCCGTTGGAAAAAACCTTGGTAACATGTTTCATTTCAACGAGGGGGCGCGATGGGCTGTGTTCGCGCGCTGAAACCATGTTTTTATCTTGGCTGCCTTCTTCGGCTATGACCATTTTCAACTCGGAGAATTGGACACGTCCACCTCGCGCTTTTGCACGAGGTGGCAGACTGACTTGGCTTGTTGCTACTTCTTCAGATCGAGGCCTACGCCTTTGCAGACAAAGTCAACGGTATAAGACTGTTTGTAGTCAAGAGAAGCATCAACGACATCAATGGATGCCAGTGTATCGAAGAACTGTTTGAAATGATCGTCGGTCATGCAGCCGATGCCTTGCTCCAGCGCGTCGCCCGAATCCACAATGCCGTATTCCTTCATCTTGGCGAGGGAGTAGGCGAGCTGACCGTCGGTCATCTCCGGATTGTCCTTCTTGATCAGCTCATTTGCAGCAGCGTTGTCGCCGTAAAGATAGTTGTACCAGCCTTCAATCGACGCATCGACGAAGCGCTGAACGAGGTCAGGGTTCTCGTCTACGAGGGATTTGGAGGTGGTGATCATCGTTGAATACGGCGTCCAGCCCTCATCGGCCAGAAGGAAGACCTTCGGCGCCCAGCCCGCCTGCTTCTCGATCTCATACGGCTCAGAGGTCAGATAACCCTGCTGCCCCGACTTCGGGTCCACAATGAAAGGTGCGGGATTAAATGTATAGGGTTTGAATTGCGCGTCCGTGAACCCGTCGAAATTCTTCTTCATCCACTCGAAGTAAGTGACATAGCCGTCCTTACCCATGAAAATGGTTTCGAGTTTCGTCAGGTCGGTGAATTTCTCAATCCCCTGATCCGGATGGGCTGTCAGGATCTGCGGGTCTTTCTGGAACATGCTGGCGACATTGATGAGCGGAATGCCTTCCTTCACATAGTCGAAGCCCTTGAGCGTTCCGCCCATATAGAAATCAATCTTGCCGGAGATCAGCAACGCGTCGTTGGCGGCTTGCGGCCCGCCCGGAGCGATCGTTACTTTCAGGCCGTATTTTTCATAGGTCCCATCGGCCACGGCCTGATAAAAGCCGCCATGTTCTGCCTGAGCCAGCCAGTTTGTTCCGTAGGTCACCTCATCCAGCGCAAGGGCTTGAGGAGCTGCGATTCCGGTGAACAGAACAGTCGCAAGAAGCGTCTTGGGAGACGGAAAAACAGTCATATCATACCCTCCATTGGCGTGCGTTGCCGAGAATTCGCAGGAATTCGAAATATTTGAGCGCTTGAAGTGCGCGTTGAAAAGCATCAAAATTCGCCTGCAGCGATGCCTATTTGTCATCGCTGGTGTTTCTGATGATTATTTGTGCCTCATGCATAGAAAGGAGGCAAGATTTGGCGCAGCTTCATTCCAGGAAGCTTCAGTATCTTGACGAGATCGCGCGCGCCGGGTCGATCCGGAAAGCAGCGGATCGACTGAATGTGTCTTCCTCGGCGATCAATCGTCAAATCCTTGCGCTTGAAGAAGAATTCGGCGTGCCTTTGTTTGAGCGATTGCCCCGTGGCTTGCGCCTGACGGCTGCGGGTGAACTCTGTATTGAGCACATTCGCGAAGTCCTGAAGGACTTTGAGAAGCTCGAGACGCGGATCAGGGCGCTCAAGGTGCCTCAAGCCGGCCAGGTATCACTGGTAACAACGGTTGGACTTGCCTCCGGCCCATTGCCGGACATCATTGGTCGGTTCATCGAGAAGAACCCCAGGGTTCACATCAAATTGCGCAGCGACGGCGGAACAACAACTGTCAATCCTGTCCTGACGGGCGATGTCGACATTGGGCTCGGTTTCAATATCGCCGCCATGCCGGGTATCCGTACGCTGGCCACATTCGACATCCCGATCGGTGCTGTCGTGCCGCCTGAGCACAGGCTTGCCCGGGAAGCGGGGCCGGTTGAGTTGACGGAACTCGTTCAGGAACGCATGGTCCTTGCACAGTCGGGCACGAGCCTCAGGGATGTTATCAATCTCGTGCTGTCTTCCGTACCGGTTCCCGTCGAACCGGTTCTGGAGACCA from the Roseibium sp. HPY-6 genome contains:
- a CDS encoding ABC transporter ATP-binding protein gives rise to the protein MVSAREHSPSRPLVEMKHVTKVFSNGTVALSDMSMTVRSGEFISLLGPSGCGKSTALRIIAGLGGISQGELDWPSLRINARGLPDGAISFVFQEPTLMPWQTVFGNVYLPLRLKGVSRKASRERIMAALESVGLADFDQAYPRELSGGMKMRVSIARALVTEPKLLLMDEPFAALDEITRQKLNDDVLALWKSTGITVVFVTHSVFESAYLANRIVVMKARPGRVHADFPLHTSLDRDAGYRTSEEYRLACSEVSAKLSEAMGGAEH
- a CDS encoding ABC transporter substrate-binding protein — encoded protein: MTVFPSPKTLLATVLFTGIAAPQALALDEVTYGTNWLAQAEHGGFYQAVADGTYEKYGLKVTIAPGGPQAANDALLISGKIDFYMGGTLKGFDYVKEGIPLINVASMFQKDPQILTAHPDQGIEKFTDLTKLETIFMGKDGYVTYFEWMKKNFDGFTDAQFKPYTFNPAPFIVDPKSGQQGYLTSEPYEIEKQAGWAPKVFLLADEGWTPYSTMITTSKSLVDENPDLVQRFVDASIEGWYNYLYGDNAAANELIKKDNPEMTDGQLAYSLAKMKEYGIVDSGDALEQGIGCMTDDHFKQFFDTLASIDVVDASLDYKQSYTVDFVCKGVGLDLKK
- a CDS encoding LysR family transcriptional regulator; translated protein: MAQLHSRKLQYLDEIARAGSIRKAADRLNVSSSAINRQILALEEEFGVPLFERLPRGLRLTAAGELCIEHIREVLKDFEKLETRIRALKVPQAGQVSLVTTVGLASGPLPDIIGRFIEKNPRVHIKLRSDGGTTTVNPVLTGDVDIGLGFNIAAMPGIRTLATFDIPIGAVVPPEHRLAREAGPVELTELVQERMVLAQSGTSLRDVINLVLSSVPVPVEPVLETNSSETVRQLVRRGIGISLLNPLDVVEECRRGDLVFRPLAAMKTHHQPMKLFTRARASMDAATNLFVEFLLSELVSLVADLRDDGSLPT